One bacterium genomic window carries:
- a CDS encoding chromophore lyase CpcT/CpeT yields MKTVIRPFMLTGLLIALAGCGIGFGDKFYDYQTPTPPDMEVLMLSQCLVGSFSSAEQAAKDADYHDITLETVRVWPTRGDGVWLYVEQAAAESKDKPYRQRIYHLTRRNDVTFSSEIYTLPDEAAMVGAWRDPTRFDALSPADLVVKEGCAVELERVNAWMFSGSTREQDCPSELQGASYATSEVTITPSWIESWDRGFDEADNQVWGAIKGAYRFVKQGR; encoded by the coding sequence GTGATCCGCCCATTCATGCTGACTGGCCTGTTGATCGCCCTTGCCGGCTGTGGCATCGGTTTCGGCGACAAGTTCTACGATTACCAGACCCCGACGCCGCCGGACATGGAGGTGCTGATGCTGTCTCAGTGCCTTGTCGGCTCCTTCTCCAGCGCCGAACAGGCCGCGAAGGATGCCGATTACCACGATATCACGTTGGAGACGGTGCGCGTCTGGCCCACACGCGGAGATGGCGTCTGGTTGTACGTCGAGCAGGCTGCCGCCGAGAGCAAGGACAAGCCGTACCGACAGCGCATCTATCACCTGACGCGCAGGAACGATGTGACCTTCTCCAGCGAGATCTATACGCTGCCCGACGAGGCGGCCATGGTCGGCGCCTGGCGCGATCCCACGCGATTCGACGCCCTGTCCCCCGCGGACCTCGTCGTCAAGGAGGGCTGCGCCGTCGAGCTGGAGCGCGTGAACGCGTGGATGTTCTCCGGGTCCACACGGGAACAGGATTGCCCGAGCGAACTGCAGGGAGCGTCCTACGCCACCAGCGAGGTGACGATCACCCCTTCGTGGATCGAGAGCTGGGATCGCGGCTTCGACGAGGCAGACAACCAGGTCTGGGGAGCCATCAAGGGCGCCTACCGCTTCGTCAAGCAGGGACGCTGA